The nucleotide sequence GTCGAACAACCGATCACCGAACACTGCGGCGCCGGTCAGGAAAGTCCAGAGCCCGAGGCAGATATTGGCGGTGTGCCCGCCCAGGGCCATGCCCGCGTAACGGTTGAACGCGCCTTCGATCAGGCCGATAGTCTCCACTGTCTGGGCCGACACGCCGGGCGCGGCGATCCGCTCGGCGAGCCAGGGGATCAGGATCGCCCAGCGGATGAAACCCATGGTCTGCAGGATGCCCGCCAGGACACCGAACAGGACGGCGAATTTAAGCAGGGTCCGGCTGTGGCTGCGGAACGAGCGGTAGAGAAAAACCGAGATCGCGATCTGAGAGAAACCGGTCATGGCCAGTATCCAGTAAACCGGCTGGATTACGGCCTGGCCCTGACGGTAGAGATAGAGCCTGTACTGGGCGGACTCCCGGAGCACCCCGGGGAACTCGAATACCGCAGCCAGGACGGTAAACCCGGTGAACAGGGCGATAATGTGGATGAAGATGAAAACGGCCGCGCCGTTGTACCGGCTTCTGTAATCCGCTGAATCCATCTCCTCACCCCCTACTTCCTCCGGCTCCACTCAAGCGGACCGAACGGGTAAGAGATTCCCCGCGCGGCCAGCATCCGCACCAGCCGCACCAGCGGCAGGCCCATCACGTTGAAATAGCAGCCGTCGACCTGTTCCACGAGCGTAGCGCCGTAGCCCTGGATCCCGTAGGCTCCCGCTTTGTCGAACGGTTCCTCGGTGGTCACGTAGCGGCGGATTTCATCATTGCTCAGTTCACGGAACTTCACCCTGGTCACCTCGAAAGAGCTGTCCGCGGGATTGCCGCCGGGGCCGGCCAGGGCGACGCCGGTATAGACCTCGTGGCTGCTGCCGGCTAGGCGGCCGACCAGTTCGACCGCATGCTCTAAATCACGGGGCTTGCCCAGGATTTCATCGCCGTGATAGACGATCGTGTCCGCGCCCAGCACCAATGCCTCCGGCTCTCCGGCTGCCACGGCCAGCGCCTTGCGTTCGGCCAGGGCGCAGACATGCGCTCCCGGCTCGACTGGAACATCGACGGCCTCGTCGATATGGGCCGGCAGGACGGTATGCTCCACTCCGATCCGGCGCAACAGTTCGGTGCGCCGCGGCGAGGCGCTGGCCAGGATCAGGCGGGGACGGCTGCTATCGCTCATTGGTTCAGTCGCTTTTCAGCGGTCGATTATCAGGGTCACCGGACCCTGGTTGACCAGTTCCACGTCCATCATCGCGCCGAACCGCCCGGTGGCCACCTCAACGCCCTGCTCGCGCAGAAGCTCGATAAACCGTTCGATCAATTTCTCGCTCACTTCAGGGTCCCCGGCCTTGATAAACGATGGTCTCCGTCCCTTGCGGCAGTCGCCGTAAAGGGTGAACTGGCTGACCACCAGGATCGCCCCGTCCATATCGGCCAGCGAGAGGTTCATTTTACCGTTACTGTCCTGGAAAATCCGCAGGCCCACGCAGCGGTTGACCATCCAGGCCAGGTCGTCCTCGCTCTCCTCTCCGTGCATCGCCACCAGCAGCATCAGCCCGGGACCGATACTGCCGGTAACATCCTGATCCACGGTAACCGAGGCCCTGCTCACTCTCTGGACCACCACTCGCATGCTTGTCGCTCCGGGCGGGAATGCTTAATTTGATTTTAACAAGAGTGATTGCGCGATGAACAATTTTCACCCGGCGCACCCGGTGTGTCAAGGTGGCCAGAGCGGGAGGCAAAATAGCATGGCCGGCGGTAGGCGGTACGAGCATTTCGAGCATACGGCCGATCTGGGCCTGCATATCTACGGCGAGAGCTTGAAGGAACTGTTCGAGAACGCCTGCGAGGCACTGTGCGCCCAGCTTACGGAGCCATGCCGGGTAATGCCCGCGGAAAGCAGGGAAGTCGAACTCGAAGCCAACAGCGGCGAGGAGCTGCTGCGCAGCTGGCTGGCCGAACTGCTTTTCCTTTTCAGCGGCCAAGCCTGGCTGGCGCGTAAGGCGGAGATAACGGAGATTACCCCAACCAGGCTGACGGCGACAATTTACGGCGAGCGCTCAGACCCGGTCCGTCACGAAATCGAGGTGGAGATAAAAGCGGTTACATGGCACATGCTGGGGATTGAAAAGCAGGCTGACGGGACGTTGCGGGGTACAGTCGTGCTGGATATTTAATGACTGCTATTCGGCTTTTTCAGCGGGCGGATTTTCGGCGGCTTCAGCCGGTTTCTCGGTTGCCTCAGCCGGTTTCTCGGTTGCTTCAGCCGGTTTCTCGTCTGCTTCAGCCGGTTTCTCGGTTGCTTCAGCCGGTTTCTCGGTTGCTTCAGCCGGTTTCTCGGTTGCTTCAGCCGGTTTCTCGTCTGCTTTCTCTGCATCGCCCTCTGTAGCCTTGGCCGGTGCGGGAGCTCCGTCGCCGGTCTTCTTGCCCGGTCCGGCCGGCGCTTCCTTGCCGTTGTCTTCCTTGTCTTTACTGCCGCCACCTACAGCGATTTTGATATCGTCGTAGTGGTCATCGTAGAACGAATTCAGCTTTGGCGTAAGCATCTTGCAGCGATGGTATTCTCCGACGCCCAGATCGCCAAGCGGCTGGATCAGGTTGACCGCCCGTACCGAGAGTTCCAGGAACCGACACTTGGTCACTCTTTTCTTGCAGACGAAAAGTGTCGAGCTGTAGAGACCGGTCAGCGGGTATGGTACCGCGGCGTCGTAAGGACATTCTTTTACCAGACGGTCCAGCTCGGAATAGAAGT is from Candidatus Glassbacteria bacterium and encodes:
- a CDS encoding DUF4386 domain-containing protein, with the protein product MDSADYRSRYNGAAVFIFIHIIALFTGFTVLAAVFEFPGVLRESAQYRLYLYRQGQAVIQPVYWILAMTGFSQIAISVFLYRSFRSHSRTLLKFAVLFGVLAGILQTMGFIRWAILIPWLAERIAAPGVSAQTVETIGLIEGAFNRYAGMALGGHTANICLGLWTFLTGAAVFGDRLFDRKLGWFGAGVGLVAMLPALEQLGIAPAVFEVIVEYGFPAWAVWLMVIAVSLLKTDPENGRGPSYGWKSFTWSASLYVLMILPNLLG
- a CDS encoding septum formation inhibitor Maf, which translates into the protein MSDSSRPRLILASASPRRTELLRRIGVEHTVLPAHIDEAVDVPVEPGAHVCALAERKALAVAAGEPEALVLGADTIVYHGDEILGKPRDLEHAVELVGRLAGSSHEVYTGVALAGPGGNPADSSFEVTRVKFRELSNDEIRRYVTTEEPFDKAGAYGIQGYGATLVEQVDGCYFNVMGLPLVRLVRMLAARGISYPFGPLEWSRRK
- a CDS encoding archease, which codes for MNNFHPAHPVCQGGQSGRQNSMAGGRRYEHFEHTADLGLHIYGESLKELFENACEALCAQLTEPCRVMPAESREVELEANSGEELLRSWLAELLFLFSGQAWLARKAEITEITPTRLTATIYGERSDPVRHEIEVEIKAVTWHMLGIEKQADGTLRGTVVLDI
- a CDS encoding D-tyrosyl-tRNA(Tyr) deacylase, with the protein product MRVVVQRVSRASVTVDQDVTGSIGPGLMLLVAMHGEESEDDLAWMVNRCVGLRIFQDSNGKMNLSLADMDGAILVVSQFTLYGDCRKGRRPSFIKAGDPEVSEKLIERFIELLREQGVEVATGRFGAMMDVELVNQGPVTLIIDR